A window of Rhododendron vialii isolate Sample 1 chromosome 13a, ASM3025357v1 contains these coding sequences:
- the LOC131315204 gene encoding uncharacterized protein LOC131315204 isoform X1 — MPASATVIGALLGLGTQMYSNALRKLPYMRHPWEHVLGMGLGVVFVNQLVKWDAKLQEDLDKMLEKAKAANERRYFELTRALLFSFSLSHGTKMLEYVSLILAFGVILLQITVCQIFGFVRIVAF; from the exons atgCCGGCGAGCGCGACAGTGATCGGAGCCCTACTGGGACTGGGCACCCAGATGTACTCCAATGCCCTCCGCAAACTCCCTTACATGAGGC ATCCGTGGGAGCACGTGTTGGGCATGGGATTGGGGGTGGTGTTTGTGAACCAGTTGGTGAAGTGGGACGCTAAGCTTCAGGAAGACCTAGACAAGATGCTTGAGAAGGCTAAAGCTGCCAACGAGCGCCGTTACTTTG AGTTGACACGTGCACTTCTGTTCTCATTTTCACTTAGCCATGGCACAAAAATGCTTGAATATGTTTCTTTGATACTGGCATTTGGTGTAATCTTATTACAGATTACGGTTTGTCAAATATTTGGTTTTGTTCGGATTGTAGCATTCTGA
- the LOC131315204 gene encoding uncharacterized protein LOC131315204 isoform X2 → MCRQIYWCVKYPNWLLVDRPVRTQLHTESPTKSRRAQREREEEMPASATVIGALLGLGTQMYSNALRKLPYMRHPWEHVLGMGLGVVFVNQLVKWDAKLQEDLDKMLEKAKAANERRYFEDED, encoded by the exons ATGTGTAGACAGATTTATTGGTGCGTCAAATATCCAAATTGGTTATTGGTGGATCGGCCGGTGCGGACACAACTCCACACTGAATCACCAACCAAATCAAGAcgcgcacagagagagagagaagaggaaatgCCGGCGAGCGCGACAGTGATCGGAGCCCTACTGGGACTGGGCACCCAGATGTACTCCAATGCCCTCCGCAAACTCCCTTACATGAGGC ATCCGTGGGAGCACGTGTTGGGCATGGGATTGGGGGTGGTGTTTGTGAACCAGTTGGTGAAGTGGGACGCTAAGCTTCAGGAAGACCTAGACAAGATGCTTGAGAAGGCTAAAGCTGCCAACGAGCGCCGTTACTTTG AAGATGAGGATTAG
- the LOC131315203 gene encoding uncharacterized protein LOC131315203 isoform X2, translating into MLEIGLTCIVCLISLVSIGFSVPFQHLHPFQSYGFLDLFIPFLEKPLNSIFPIRFSLSKMASSQVEIASSAPFCILRDHNRRDQFTNTFQKSLKDYLLQTCISNSSPDENSLNSGSWVRNPDNNNNEFLSPNSKKHTRVLERWAKARDMVAYIDSPNCKQRENSPTQSDTFVEISNLGGVSSLVQRWRGFTETSLNQNRKSNNSHNAAALSPVFTSKSNSENVPPLNDTNQEGNTNLLGVLVQSNRSEAFDELVDERFDTPSMMTEDSFMDWESDRTVLSGSPSVQGGRDSTDGGESERVRVADVIRKLTSENQMQGCLVSWKNEQGSSVSSSFASPHQFEPSLPRLRTVVSDQIGEQRGCFSSPVVSSPRLRGRQAFNDLLMQLERDRHRELDRLVERRAVSKFSHRGRIQSLLRLRFLRREAEVRYDLHRQNLRQEAPIGAQQQHSHSGVVEGAQQHSHCEVAVEAPWHSHATEFRPQQISCHGGDTNDETNLCHEGVGAQQRFGGCEEATVGPQQHSHSEATVGNQQHSFSKEVRDLETAQGDAAVADRQQSHLTSSEASRTRQPSAVVLLREKFDIQVEKDASNPKTPLGVVVNNTKEMKNSFSSNQVMEEPQPHENLESCSMEDVHKEASPSSYALRQGIRDEVCNLDSKDYAAVSLTASNGWEEDVSAEEQETSNPKQTTNKDMINCDWQEQESDDQQLEGTDQDWISVVSRPWSEWDEQKANSQQIIETNNDWIMDISRPRSDWEGLREARYQEMLDPYLDNGDIRQLLERRSVSTFLSSNLKDTMDQLMISRAERLPQSIGNEQGEEDGFRNRLEQLMLSQTQRQAHTVSSHQEDEEQDIEENQEDEEQDMDEDQENEEEQDDEDDDKEEKEEEEDDDDDEESPLTRQYSEVGDYVDQVANGVRTWSHDGDHEISDDSAQVASQSSGQSQSSQASYPGTRLCSSFTNPSSITILNVQ; encoded by the exons ATGTTAGAAATTGGCTTGACATGTATTGTGTGTCTTATCTCTTTAGTTTCAATCGGATTTTCCGTTCCTTTTCAACATCTACACCCATTTCAATCATATGGGTTTCTTGATCTTTTCATCCCTTTCCTTGAGAAACCATTGAATTCAATATTCCCAATTAGATTCTCCCTATCGAAAATGGCATCTTCGCAGGTCGAAATTGCCTCCTCTGCCCCTTTCTGCATTCTCCGTGATCACAATCGACGAGACCAATTCACCAACACTTTCCAGAAAAGCCTCAAAGATTACCTCCTACAAACCTGCATTTCTAATTCATCCCCAGATGAGAATTCCCTTAATTCAGGTAGTTGGGTCAGAAATCccgacaacaacaacaatgagTTTTTGTCCCCTAATAGCAAAAAACACACTCGAGTCCTCGAACGGTGGGCAAAAGCTCGAGACATGGTTGCTTATATCGACAGCCCAAAttgcaaacagagagagaattcTCCGACCCAATCGGATACCTTTGTCGAAATCTCGAACCTGGGTGGGGTTTCATCTCTTGTTCAGAGATGGAGAGGCTTCACAGAAACGTCATTgaatcaaaatagaaaaagtaacAACAGTCACAATGCCGCGGCTTTGTCCCCTGTTTTCACCAGCAAAAGCAATTCCGAAAATGTTCCGCCTCTGAATGACACGAACCAAGAGGGAAATACCAATTTATTGGGCGTTTTGGTCCAATCAAATAGGTCTGAAGCATTTGACGAATTGGTGGACGAAAGGTTCGACACCCCTTCCATGATGACAGAGGACTCGTTTATGGATTGGGAATCGGACAGGACGGTTCTAAGTGGTTCCCCATCGGTGCAAGGGGGACGGGACTCGACGGACGGGGGAGAAAGCGAGAGGGTGAGGGTGGCCGATGTGATCAGGAAGTTGACTTCGGAGAATCAGATGCAGGGTTGTTTAGTGTCCTGGAAGAATGAGCAGGGGAGCTCTGTTTCTTCTTCCTTTGCTTCTCCTCATCAGTTTGAACCGTCGTTGCCTCGGTTGCGAACTGTGGTATCAGATCAGATAGGGGAACAGAGGGGTTGTTTCTCGTCGCCGGTTGTGAGCTCACCGCGACTTAGAGGGCGTCAGGCGTTCAACGATTTGCTAATGCAGCTGGAGCGCGACAGGCACAGGGAGCTCGACCGCCTTGTGGAGCGTCGAGCAGTGTCGAAGTTCTCTCATAGAGGCCGCATTCAG TCATTGCTTCGCCTTAGATTCCTACGACGTGAAGCAGAAGTGAGATATGATCTTCATCGGCAGAATTTACGCCAAGAAGCACCAATTGGTGCTCAACAACAGCATTCACATTCAGGTGTAGTTGAGGGGGCTCAACAACATTCACATTGTGAAGTTGCCGTTGAGGCTCCATGGCATTCACATGCCACGGAATTTCGGCCTCAACAGATTTCATGCCATGGAGGAGATACTAATGATGAAACAAATTTATGTCATGAAGGAGTTGGGGCTCAACAGCGTTTTGGGGGTTGTGAAGAAGCAACTGTTGGGCCTCAACAACATTCCCATTCTGAAGCAACTGTTGGGAATCAGCAGCATTCATTTTCGAAAGAAGTCAGGGACTTAGAAACTGCACAGGGTGACGCAGCAGTCGCAGATAGACAACAATCGCATTTGACAAGTTCGGAAGCAAGCCGAACTAGACAACCTTCAGCAGTAGTGCTTCTAAG GGAGAAATTTGACATACAAGTTGAGAAAGATGCATCTAATCCAAAAACGCCGCTTGGAGTTGTGGTAAATAACACTAAAGAAATGAAGAATTCTTTTTCCTCCAATCAAGTCATGGAGGAGCCTCAACCTCATGAGAATTTAGAATCATGCTCGATGGAAGATGTTCACAAAGAAGCTAGTCCAAGTTCATATGCTCTACGGCAAGGGATAAGAGATGAGGTTTGTAATTTAGACTCAAAAGATTATGCTGCAGTGTCATTGACAGCTTCAAATGGCTGGGAAGAGGATGTGAGTGCCGAAGAGCAAGAGACCAGTAACCCAaagcaaacaacaaacaaagaCATGATAAATTGTGATTGGCAAGAACAAGAGTCCGATGATCAGCAGCTAGAAGGAACTGATCAGGACTGGATAAGTGTTGTTTCACGCCCATGGAGTGAGTGGGACGAACAAAAGGCCAATAGCCAGCAGATTATAGAAACCAATAATGATTGGATAATGGACATTTCTCGCCCAAGGAGTGATTGGGAAGGTCTCAGGGAAGCAAGGTACCAGGAGATGCTTGATCCTTACCTAGACAATGGAGATATACGCCAACTCCTTGAAAG GAGAAGTGTATCAACTTTTCTTTCAAGTAATTTAAAAGATACAATGGACCAGTTGATGATCTCTCGAGCTGAAAGACTTCCACAATCAATTGGAAATGAGCAAGGAGAAGAGGATGGTTTCCGTAATAGACTAGAACAACTAATGTTGTCTCAAACGCAAAGGCAAGCACATACAGTGAGCAGTCatcaagaagatgaagaacaagacattgaagaaaatcaagaagatgAGGAACAAGACATGGATGAAGaccaagaaaatgaagaagaacaGGATGATGAAGACGAtgacaaagaagaaaaagaagaagaagaagatgatgatgatgatgaagagagCCCACTTACGCGCCAATATAGTGAAGTTGGTGACTATGTGGATCAAGTTGCAAACGGTGTGAGAACATGGAGTCATGATGGTGATCATGAAATCAGTGATGATTCGGCTCAAGTTGCATCTCAGTCATCCGGACAATCTCAATCTTCTCAGGCTTCTTATCCAGGCACTCGACTCTGCTCTTCTTTCACCAATCCTTCTTCAATT ACAATTTTGAATGTCCAATAG
- the LOC131315203 gene encoding uncharacterized protein LOC131315203 isoform X1, with translation MLEIGLTCIVCLISLVSIGFSVPFQHLHPFQSYGFLDLFIPFLEKPLNSIFPIRFSLSKMASSQVEIASSAPFCILRDHNRRDQFTNTFQKSLKDYLLQTCISNSSPDENSLNSGSWVRNPDNNNNEFLSPNSKKHTRVLERWAKARDMVAYIDSPNCKQRENSPTQSDTFVEISNLGGVSSLVQRWRGFTETSLNQNRKSNNSHNAAALSPVFTSKSNSENVPPLNDTNQEGNTNLLGVLVQSNRSEAFDELVDERFDTPSMMTEDSFMDWESDRTVLSGSPSVQGGRDSTDGGESERVRVADVIRKLTSENQMQGCLVSWKNEQGSSVSSSFASPHQFEPSLPRLRTVVSDQIGEQRGCFSSPVVSSPRLRGRQAFNDLLMQLERDRHRELDRLVERRAVSKFSHRGRIQSLLRLRFLRREAEVRYDLHRQNLRQEAPIGAQQQHSHSGVVEGAQQHSHCEVAVEAPWHSHATEFRPQQISCHGGDTNDETNLCHEGVGAQQRFGGCEEATVGPQQHSHSEATVGNQQHSFSKEVRDLETAQGDAAVADRQQSHLTSSEASRTRQPSAVVLLREKFDIQVEKDASNPKTPLGVVVNNTKEMKNSFSSNQVMEEPQPHENLESCSMEDVHKEASPSSYALRQGIRDEVCNLDSKDYAAVSLTASNGWEEDVSAEEQETSNPKQTTNKDMINCDWQEQESDDQQLEGTDQDWISVVSRPWSEWDEQKANSQQIIETNNDWIMDISRPRSDWEGLREARYQEMLDPYLDNGDIRQLLERRSVSTFLSSNLKDTMDQLMISRAERLPQSIGNEQGEEDGFRNRLEQLMLSQTQRQAHTVSSHQEDEEQDIEENQEDEEQDMDEDQENEEEQDDEDDDKEEKEEEEDDDDDEESPLTRQYSEVGDYVDQVANGVRTWSHDGDHEISDDSAQVASQSSGQSQSSQASYPGTRLCSSFTNPSSIEMELIYDLKGHMVQLQHEMSELRKSIKSCVSMQSKLQRSIKHEVADAVSRSARRVIKESLNKGPRKRCCVCYEMQVDSLLYRCGHMCTCFKCAHELQWSSGTCPICRAPIVDVVRAYANDS, from the exons ATGTTAGAAATTGGCTTGACATGTATTGTGTGTCTTATCTCTTTAGTTTCAATCGGATTTTCCGTTCCTTTTCAACATCTACACCCATTTCAATCATATGGGTTTCTTGATCTTTTCATCCCTTTCCTTGAGAAACCATTGAATTCAATATTCCCAATTAGATTCTCCCTATCGAAAATGGCATCTTCGCAGGTCGAAATTGCCTCCTCTGCCCCTTTCTGCATTCTCCGTGATCACAATCGACGAGACCAATTCACCAACACTTTCCAGAAAAGCCTCAAAGATTACCTCCTACAAACCTGCATTTCTAATTCATCCCCAGATGAGAATTCCCTTAATTCAGGTAGTTGGGTCAGAAATCccgacaacaacaacaatgagTTTTTGTCCCCTAATAGCAAAAAACACACTCGAGTCCTCGAACGGTGGGCAAAAGCTCGAGACATGGTTGCTTATATCGACAGCCCAAAttgcaaacagagagagaattcTCCGACCCAATCGGATACCTTTGTCGAAATCTCGAACCTGGGTGGGGTTTCATCTCTTGTTCAGAGATGGAGAGGCTTCACAGAAACGTCATTgaatcaaaatagaaaaagtaacAACAGTCACAATGCCGCGGCTTTGTCCCCTGTTTTCACCAGCAAAAGCAATTCCGAAAATGTTCCGCCTCTGAATGACACGAACCAAGAGGGAAATACCAATTTATTGGGCGTTTTGGTCCAATCAAATAGGTCTGAAGCATTTGACGAATTGGTGGACGAAAGGTTCGACACCCCTTCCATGATGACAGAGGACTCGTTTATGGATTGGGAATCGGACAGGACGGTTCTAAGTGGTTCCCCATCGGTGCAAGGGGGACGGGACTCGACGGACGGGGGAGAAAGCGAGAGGGTGAGGGTGGCCGATGTGATCAGGAAGTTGACTTCGGAGAATCAGATGCAGGGTTGTTTAGTGTCCTGGAAGAATGAGCAGGGGAGCTCTGTTTCTTCTTCCTTTGCTTCTCCTCATCAGTTTGAACCGTCGTTGCCTCGGTTGCGAACTGTGGTATCAGATCAGATAGGGGAACAGAGGGGTTGTTTCTCGTCGCCGGTTGTGAGCTCACCGCGACTTAGAGGGCGTCAGGCGTTCAACGATTTGCTAATGCAGCTGGAGCGCGACAGGCACAGGGAGCTCGACCGCCTTGTGGAGCGTCGAGCAGTGTCGAAGTTCTCTCATAGAGGCCGCATTCAG TCATTGCTTCGCCTTAGATTCCTACGACGTGAAGCAGAAGTGAGATATGATCTTCATCGGCAGAATTTACGCCAAGAAGCACCAATTGGTGCTCAACAACAGCATTCACATTCAGGTGTAGTTGAGGGGGCTCAACAACATTCACATTGTGAAGTTGCCGTTGAGGCTCCATGGCATTCACATGCCACGGAATTTCGGCCTCAACAGATTTCATGCCATGGAGGAGATACTAATGATGAAACAAATTTATGTCATGAAGGAGTTGGGGCTCAACAGCGTTTTGGGGGTTGTGAAGAAGCAACTGTTGGGCCTCAACAACATTCCCATTCTGAAGCAACTGTTGGGAATCAGCAGCATTCATTTTCGAAAGAAGTCAGGGACTTAGAAACTGCACAGGGTGACGCAGCAGTCGCAGATAGACAACAATCGCATTTGACAAGTTCGGAAGCAAGCCGAACTAGACAACCTTCAGCAGTAGTGCTTCTAAG GGAGAAATTTGACATACAAGTTGAGAAAGATGCATCTAATCCAAAAACGCCGCTTGGAGTTGTGGTAAATAACACTAAAGAAATGAAGAATTCTTTTTCCTCCAATCAAGTCATGGAGGAGCCTCAACCTCATGAGAATTTAGAATCATGCTCGATGGAAGATGTTCACAAAGAAGCTAGTCCAAGTTCATATGCTCTACGGCAAGGGATAAGAGATGAGGTTTGTAATTTAGACTCAAAAGATTATGCTGCAGTGTCATTGACAGCTTCAAATGGCTGGGAAGAGGATGTGAGTGCCGAAGAGCAAGAGACCAGTAACCCAaagcaaacaacaaacaaagaCATGATAAATTGTGATTGGCAAGAACAAGAGTCCGATGATCAGCAGCTAGAAGGAACTGATCAGGACTGGATAAGTGTTGTTTCACGCCCATGGAGTGAGTGGGACGAACAAAAGGCCAATAGCCAGCAGATTATAGAAACCAATAATGATTGGATAATGGACATTTCTCGCCCAAGGAGTGATTGGGAAGGTCTCAGGGAAGCAAGGTACCAGGAGATGCTTGATCCTTACCTAGACAATGGAGATATACGCCAACTCCTTGAAAG GAGAAGTGTATCAACTTTTCTTTCAAGTAATTTAAAAGATACAATGGACCAGTTGATGATCTCTCGAGCTGAAAGACTTCCACAATCAATTGGAAATGAGCAAGGAGAAGAGGATGGTTTCCGTAATAGACTAGAACAACTAATGTTGTCTCAAACGCAAAGGCAAGCACATACAGTGAGCAGTCatcaagaagatgaagaacaagacattgaagaaaatcaagaagatgAGGAACAAGACATGGATGAAGaccaagaaaatgaagaagaacaGGATGATGAAGACGAtgacaaagaagaaaaagaagaagaagaagatgatgatgatgatgaagagagCCCACTTACGCGCCAATATAGTGAAGTTGGTGACTATGTGGATCAAGTTGCAAACGGTGTGAGAACATGGAGTCATGATGGTGATCATGAAATCAGTGATGATTCGGCTCAAGTTGCATCTCAGTCATCCGGACAATCTCAATCTTCTCAGGCTTCTTATCCAGGCACTCGACTCTGCTCTTCTTTCACCAATCCTTCTTCAATT GAAATGGAACTCATATATGATTTGAAAGGGCACATGGTGCAACTCCAACATGAGATGTCTGAGCTTCGAAAATCTATAAAGAGTTGTGTGAGTATGCAGTCAAAATTGCAACGCTCCATTAAGCATGAGGTTGCAGATGCTGTAAGTCGCTCAG CTAGAAGGGTTATAAAGGAGTCACTCAACAAGGGTCCAAGAAAAAGATGTTGTGTTTGCTACGAAATGCAAGTCGATTCTCTTCTGTACAG aTGTGGGCACATGTGCACCTGTTTCAAGTGCGCCCATGAGCTGCAATGGAGTAGTGGAACATGTCCAATATGCCGAGCTCCAATAGTGGATGTTGTTCGAGCATATGCTAATGATTCATAG
- the LOC131315202 gene encoding LRR receptor-like serine/threonine-protein kinase GSO1, translating to MTPVKGFFSLLLLVLLICIVSCDSDSSTDLKTLLEVKESFKDPQKVLSDWAKYNPSFCSWTGISCSTGGLVVGLNLSDSSLGGSIPPALGRLYDLLHLDLSSNQLIGPIPPTLSNLSSLESLLLFSNQLSGPIPTQLGSLSNLQILRIGDNGLTGPLPATFGNLVNLAVLGLASCSLTGPIPPELGNLSQLQNLILQQNQLVGPIPGVLGNCSSLLVFTAAVNGLNGSIPSELGQLMNLQLLNLANNSLSGEIPDQIGDLSQLVYLNFMGNQLDGLIPKSLGKLGNLQNLDLSSNKLSGEIPEEFGEMGQLVYLVLSSNNLSGGLPRTICSNTTNLQHVMLSENQFSGEIPVELSECQSLLQLDLSNNTLNGSIPVEIYQLVDLTDLLLHNNTLAGSISPLIANLSNLQTLGLFHNNLEGNLPKEIGMLGNLQTLFLYENQFSGDIPMEIGNCSSLQMIDFYGNHFTGNIPTTMGMLKELNFLHLRENDLSGEIPTTLGNCHQLNILDLADNRLSGEIPPTFGYLQALQQLMLYNNSLEGNLPIELTNIANLTRINLSNNRFKGSIAPLCTSTSFLSFDVTNNAFADEIPPEIGNSPLLERLRLGNNKFIGKIPWTLGEIRELSLLDISGNSLTGSIPAALSLCKKLTHLDLNNNHLSGPIPLWLGSLPQLGELKLSSNQFSGILPIELFNATNLLVLSLSENSLNGTLSPGIGKLASLNVLNLEHNYFSGSIPPTIGELSKLYELRLSGNSFSGEIPIEIGQLHNLQSILDLSNNHLTGKIPPSIGTLSKLETLDLSHNQLVGEIPPQVSAMSSLGRLNLSYNDLQGKLDKQFSHWPPEAFAGNSHLCGAPLEHCKNTKYRNQQSGLRETAVVVISAISTIAAIALLIIGVAFIFKHKRGESFRRASEVNSYSSSSSQVQKRPLFRNGTVKRDFRWEDIMVATNNLSDNFIVGSGGSGTVYKADLITGETVAVKKIPRKGDLLLDKSFAREVKTLGRIRHRHLMKLLGYCSNKGGGSNLLIYEYMENGSVWDWLHQQPVNGKKKKTLDWEPRLRIAVGLAQGVEYLHHDCVPKIIHRDIKSSNILLDSNMEAHLGDFGLAKALVENCDSVNTESNSWFAGSYGYIAPEYAYSLKGTEKSDVYSMGIVLMELVSGRMPTDGTFGVDMDMVRWVETRIEMQGTDREELIDPALKPLMPYEECAAYQVLEIALQCTKTAPAERPSSRKACDLLLHVFNDRVLYSEKTGLDPYA from the exons ATGACTCCTGTGAAAgggtttttctctcttcttcttctagtCCTCTTGATTTGCATCGTTTCATGTGATTCAGACTCATCGACTGATCTAAAGACCCTTTTAGAGGTGAAAGAGTCTTTCAAAGACCCACAAAAGGTACTCTCTGACTGGGCGAAGTACAACCCAAGTTTCTGTTCATGGACAGGCATTTCCTGCTCTACTGGTGGACTGGTGGTGGGTCTCAACCTTTCCGATTCGTCACTCGGCGGGTCAATCCCACCAGCACTCGGCCGTCTTTACGACCTACTCCACCTTGATCTTTCCTCTAATCAACTCATTGGTCCCATTCCACCAACTCTCTCTAACCTTTCTTCTTTGGAATCCCTGCTCCTCTTTTCCAACCAACTCTCCGGTCCCATCCCGACTCAACTCGGCTCGCTTTCAAACCTCCAAATCCTCCGCATCGGCGACAATGGGCTCACCGGCCCACTTCCGGCCACGTTTGGCAATCTGGTAAACTTGGCCGTTCTTGGGTTGGCCTCTTGCAGTCTCACTGGGCCCATACCTCCGGAGCTTGGGAACCTTTCCCAGCTTCAGAATTTGATTTTGCAGCAAAACCAACTGGTGGGTCCCATTCCGGGTGTGTTGGGGAACTGTTCTAGCCTGCTTGTTTTCACTGCTGCTGTCAATGGACTCAACGGGTCAATCCCATCAGAGTTGGGTCAACTCATGAATCTACAGCTTCTTAACCTCGCCAACAACTCACTCTCTGGCGAGATTCCGGACCAGATTGGTGACCTGAGTCAACTCGTTTATCTCAACTTCATGGGGAATCAGCTGGATGGTTTGATCCCAAAGTCATTGGGAAAATTGGGCAATCTTCAGAATCTTGATTTATCCTCGAACAAGCTCAGTGGCGAAATCCCAGAGGAGTTTGGGGAAATGGGTCAGCTTGTTTACTTGGTCTTGTCAAGCAACAATCTTTCTGGTGGTTTACCAAGAACTATATGCTCAAACACAACCAATTTGCAGCATGTAATGTTGTCCGAAAACCAATTTTCTGGAGAAATACCAGTGGAATTGAGTGAGTGCCAGTCATTGTTGCAGCTTGATTTGTCCAACAACACACTCAATGGCTCAATTCCAGTGGAGATTTATCAGTTAGTTGATTTAACTGATCTCCTGCTCCACAATAACACCTTGGCTGGTTCGATATCTCCATTGATAGCAAACCTCAGTAATCTCCAGACACTGGGGCTGTTTCATAACAATTTGGAAGGAAATCTGCCTAAAGAGATTGGAATGCTTGGAAATCTTCAGACTCTGTTTCTCtatgaaaatcaattctcaGGGGACATCCCTATGGAGATTGGAAACTGCTCCAGCTTGCAAATGATTGACTTCTACGGAAATCATTTCACAGGGAACATCCCAACTACCATGGGAATGCTGAAGGAACTGAATTTCCTTCACCTGAGAGAAAATGATCTCTCAGGCGAAATTCCCACCACTTTGGGCAACTGCCATCAACTGAATATCCTTGACTTGGCTGATAATCGTCTCTCTGGCGAAATCCCACCAACATTTGGGTACCTCCAAGCTTTACAACAGCTCATGCTTTACAACAATTCTCTAGAAGGTAATCTCCCCATTGAATTAACAAATATTGCAAACTTGACAAGAataaatctatcaaacaatagaTTCAAGGGTAGTATAGCTCCCCTTTGTACCtctacttcttttctttcttttgatgtCACAAACAACGCATTTGCTGATGAAATTCCTCCTGAGATCGGAAATTCGCCTTTGCTCGAAAGGTTGAGATTAGGAAACAATAAGTTCATTGGGAAAATCCCTTGGACATTGGGAGAAATCCGGGAATTATCTCTGTTGGATATTTCTGGGAATTCTCTCACTGGATCTATTCCTGCAGCACTTTCTTTGTGCAAGAAACTAACCCACCTTGACCTAAACAACAATCATCTCTCGGGACCGATTCCGTTGTGGTTGGGTAGTTTGCCTCAGTTGGGTGAGTTGAAGCTCTCATCCAATCAGTTTTCTGGGATTCTTCCCATTGAATTATTCAATGCCACCAATCTTCTGGTGCTTTCTCTTAGTGAAAATTCGCTCAACGGAACTCTCTCTCCTGGGATTGGGAAACTTGCATCCCTTAATGTCCTTAATCTCGAACATAACTACTTTTCGGGATCCATCCCCCCTACCATAGGCGAGTTAAGCAAGCTTTATGAACTTCGACTCTCCGGCAACAGTTTCAGTGGGGAAATACCAATTGAGATTGGACAGCTCCACAATCTTCAAAGCATTCTAGACCTCAGCAATAACCACCTCACTGGCAAAATCCCACCTTCTATCGGAACACTGTCGAAACTCGAAACTCTCGACCTATCTCACAATCAACTGGTGGGGGAAATCCCTCCACAAGTCAGTGCAATGAGTAGTTTGGGCAGGCTTAACCTCTCCTACAATGATCTTCAAGGCAAACTGGACAAGCAGTTCTCACACTGGCCACCGGAGGCATTTGCAGGAAACTCACATCTCTGCGGAGCCCCTCTTGAACACTGCAAAAACACCAAGTACAGGAATCAGCAGTCCGGTCTAAGAGAAACAGCAGTGGTAGTGATTTCAGCTATTTCAACTATAGCTGCGATTGCTCTATTGATAATAGGGGTTGCCTTCATCTTCAAGCACAAGCGAGGAGAATCCTTTAGGAGAGCCAGTGAAGTGAACAGTTACTCTTCCAGTTCATCCCAAGTGCAGAAACGACCTCTCTTCCGAAACGGTACTGTCAAGCGGGATTTCAGATGGGAAGATATTATGGTAGCTACAAACAATCTGAGCGATAACTTCATTGTTGGGTCAGGCGGGTCTGGAACTGTATACAAAGCTGATTTGATCACTGGAGAGACAGTGGCAGTTAAAAAGATACCAAGGAAAGGTGATCTTCTGCTGGATAAAAGCTTTGCGAGAGAAGTTAAGACGCTTGGGAGGATAAGGCACAGGCACCTTATGAAGCTATTGGGATACTGCAGCAACAAAGGGGGAGGCTCAAATCTTTTGATATACGAGTACATGGAGAATGGAAGTGTATGGGATTGGCTTCATCAGCAACCAGTGAacgggaagaagaagaagaccctTGATTGGGAACCAAGGCTCAGGATAGCAGTGGGATTAGCTCAGGGAGTGGAGTACCTCCACCATGATTGCGTGCCTAAGATCATTCACAGAGACATTAAATCCAGCAACATATTGCTGGACTCTAACATGGAGGCACACTTGGGGGATTTTGGGTTAGCAAAAGCGCTCGTAGAGAATTGCGACTCAGTAAATACTGAATCAAACTCATGGTTTGCTGGATCCTATGGTTATATCGCTCCAG AGTATGCCTATTCTTTAAAGGGAACAGAGAAGAGCGATGTTTACAGCATGGGTATTGTCTTGATGGAGCTTGTTAGTGGAAGAATGCCTACCGATGGAACTTTTGGTGTGGACATGGATATGGTACGATGGGTTGAGACACGCATCGAAATGCAAGGAACTGACCGTGAGGAGCTAATAGATCCTGCGCTGAAGCCATTGATGCCCTATGAAGAATGTGCTGCGTACCAAGTTCTGGAAATAGCACTGCAGTGCACAAAAACTGCCCCAGCAGAGAGGCCATCCTCCCGGAAAGCATGCGATCTCCTCCTCCATGTATTTAACGATAGAGTGTTGTATTCTGAGAAGACAGGTCTAGATCCATATGCATAG